The following coding sequences lie in one Metopolophium dirhodum isolate CAU chromosome 5, ASM1992520v1, whole genome shotgun sequence genomic window:
- the LOC132945866 gene encoding 52 kDa repressor of the inhibitor of the protein kinase-like: protein MLQKALKDSEFMISLIVIKVLFSYGLPLCKQLQKVQIDLKKTILIVENVIATLKCIRENNEIEFKIIYNNVKKMADDVGIELLEKRISSKQTHRANPNLQNHSTEQYYRVTVFLPYIDYFISQLTERFINHKSIFEGFDCIFKTQPLPLEINGREQFNKLVNIYSPVVDKFNSIAEFNMWKTKLFTDYIILSSGLQALEICDKEFYPNIYMLIKIFCTLPVSTTTPERSFSNLKRIKTYLRNSMNETRLNGLALLACHTETKITPDEVIDELSLKNRRLEFVL from the exons TTAAAAGATTCAGAGTTTATGATTTCTTTGATTGTTATAAAG gtattattttcttatGGACTTCCGCTGTGTAAACAATTGCAAAAAGTtcaaattgatttgaaaaagacaatactcatagtagaaaatgtaatagctactttaaaatgtatcagagaaaataatgaaatagaattcaaaattatctataataatgtcAAA aaaaTGGCAGATGATGTTGGAATTGAATTGCTAGAGAAAAGAATTTCTTCTAAACAAACACATAGAGCTAATCCAAATTTGCAAAATCATTCTACCGAACAATACTATCGTGTAACAGTATTTTTACCATATATTGATTACTTTATATCACAACTTACTGAgcgttttataaatcataaaagtatttttgaag GGTTcgattgcatttttaaaacccAGCCATTGCCACTAGAGATAAATGGCCGAGAACAATTTAATAAGCTTGTGAACATATATTCACCCGTTGTAGATAAATTCAATAGCATAGCCGAATTCAATATGTggaaaacaaaactatttacaGATTATATCATTCTTAGTTCAGGATTACAGGCATTAGAAATTTGTGATAAAGAATTTTATCCCAACATTTacatgttgataaaaatattttgtacgctTCCAGTGTCAACAACAACTCCTGAACGATCATtctctaatttaaaaagaattaaaacttATCTCAGGAATAGTATGAATGAA acTAGACTGAATGGATTGGCTCTATTAGCATGTCATACAGAAACAAAGATTACACCAGATGAAGTCATTGATGAATTGTCTCTGAAAAATAGAAGACTGgagtttgttttgtaa